Genomic DNA from Brassica rapa cultivar Chiifu-401-42 chromosome A04, CAAS_Brap_v3.01, whole genome shotgun sequence:
CAGACCAGTAACTTGTGGTAAGCAATCCTCATTCAACGGGTCCTATGGTAAGAGTCCGGGATGCACAACAAGCTGTGGCTTGAGGCTACCGAAGAAAACAGAAGCCACAGCAGCAAGACTAGTCAAGCTTCTCAGCTGTAAACTCGTTAAAGGGTTACGTCTAGTGGtgatgaggaggaagaagaagaagagatcgcCACCATTGAAGGCTTCTTCCACAGGTAGATCTCAGCCTTCGGTCATCTCTGTCCCTAATGATACCTGTAGATCAGAGGCTATAGAAGACTGCATACAGTTCATAAACTCCTCGACCTCCTTCATAAGATCAAGTTCTGTCAGTAACCGTACATCTTAAGCTTTTAATCATACCCATAAATTTTCAAGATTCTCGTATTTTGATCACTCGTTGGCGTACGCAATAGCATATTAGAGAACTGAAtgtaatatctatataatagaatatatatatagagcagAAGAGATCTTGTGAGCTTCGTTTATGTACAAAAAGTCATCTTTATATCTTTTGTGTTTAGCCTAAACTGAAATCAATCATATGCTTTTGTGGGAAATCAAAAAAATTCTATAGTCCTAATAGTGTTGTAGGATGTGACCAGTTGCCTATCTGCCAAGAACTCTAGCATTGTTAGACAGACCAAGTAACACTCCCTGAccacaacaataacaacaacgTGCTAATACATTTGTTTTCGACTTAACCCTTACAGATTATCTTTGACCAATGTCTTGATGGATTAAAAGACCAGATTGCGAGATTAACGCATCAGTCTTTTGGCAACGAGGCATGCACAAAACGGCCATTGCTGGAACATGTATTTCAGCTGTGTTAATAAAACCGCTGGTCCAAGATTATCGAATGAATTACTTTTATTAAATTGCATTGAAATATTCCTTTTTCATGAAGCTCGTGGCTGCTGTAAAGACACGTGATGGTCGAATATTGGTTCAGTGAAGAAGCGGGAAGTAAACGGTTAACAGAATTATCGGAAGTCCATTGCGTCTACTAATCTAAGAATATGAGCTTAGCATCAAGCCCATAAGTGGCCCAAATAAATACAGTATGGAAATTGCAAGATTAAACTTTTGCCAAAATAGAATAATGAATTGGAGAAGAAGACTGTTAAAGGGAAAAGCAAATCTTATGAACTTTGAAGTAGGCCTATCAAAACAACAGAAATGCAATAACAATTATTTAATCATCCGTACGTTAAATAATATGTAAGGATATGAACAGTGATCAACTTTATGTGGAATAAAGGAAGAATCCAACTAATCCTCCCACTAATTGCGTTAATAAAGATgcgaaaattattatttctggTGCGggaataatatttatttaacttGGCCCTcactgaaaaaaatatataaacatccaAATCTCCAAAACATTAATAGCCATATCCCATATTAAGTACAATAGTACATtgtcggtttgttttttttttttggtaaacatgttAAAATTGATTACCGTTTTCGAGTTTTTTACAGAGTTTACAGAGAATTACAAGTAGCGGAAACAACAAACTACAACACAACAACgaaaaacagaaagaaaaacACGGCAACTAAACCAAAGCCGAGAATCGACGAAAGAGGTGAGAGGACATCACAAAGCTACTAGGAGTGTGCGACACGCGATGCGGAGAGAAAGTGTTGAGGCAACATTGAACAACATGAGTCACAAGCTGGTAATTCATTGTCGGTTTGTTGACAAAACAATTATGTGACAACGTCTTTAGTTTTACCCCAATATAAATACGGCAGTATTCTGTTCGTTTTATAACGCAATGTTCATACGTTCTGTTTTCTATGGTTTTTTATATCATTATATGTAACTGTTTTAGAAACAAAAGTGTAAAcataacatttctaaaatataactgtTTTATGTAGTTATTAACTTTAAcattttatccaaaaatatgTACTTtctaatttatgtatttttgttagttgataaatataacttttatatttttaaataatattttttaaatactaatatacttataatcaaattttaatttctgtTTTAAATATGCACAAAAATCTGAAAACTATTAATTCTAAAAAGAGAGTAATTAGAACATAAATGCtagttttttttgaaacaaacgACTAGTATTTAGAACATGAATGTTAGTTACatcatttaaaatttctatGTTTGATGGGAAATTgtcacaaatagcacattcatagtaccacttttcatgtttacattaatcacttttaccctcacttataatgaagggtaaaagataattatacccttatagttaattaatctagacttaggttTTAAATTTGAGAGGTGGGGTAgaatttttggaatgtgaaatttaagattataataaatatataaataaatacttaaaaatatatataaaattttttaaaaaaatagattcaaacataatttttcgttttttaaaaagaattttgaaaaatataaaaaaattcgaatttgaaaaaaaatttataaaaaagttcgaatttgaaaaattataattcgaaaacataaaaaaaaagtaatttttttttacttttttttaattttttatttttttttttattttttattattatttttttcttattatttttttattattttttttatttaaatagtgatttattatatatataaataacaaggacataagagttttttgccacttaatgaaaaatgtatttttgaaaatgtatttttactgatggtaaaaatgaaaaatagtaccatgaaagtggtaaacatataattttcccatgtttgattatatattaataataaaaggagataatatattttctttatgatGTAAATCATGCAATCATTCACTAATATTGGCTTCTCAATATTCAGCTGTtaagtagttttttttattgacattttcaattatttaaagCATAAAACCattttaattagtaaaactaGAGTAAAAGACTTTCATTGAGAAATTGAATCCAAGAAGTAAATGATCGAGTTGATGTCATGTCCAAAGTTATATGTACCACAAAGAATTACACAGAAAATTATATGGTACTAATTAATACTTATCTTATACAATAAAGTTGACTTGCCTCTCTCCTCCTTGCGCCACGTCAGCATAGAAGGAGAGGCAATTGCCGACACGTGTCGCCTAACCAGGCCCTCGCGTTTTTTTCCTTCGGTTCCGTCTGACTTTTAGTGTTATAGATAGCTGGGCTTTAATTTAATGGAATTGGTTTGGCCCGTACATTTGGCCCGTTAGAGAACCAAAAGTGCTTAGGGTTGGTCGTCGACTTCTTCTTCCAGAAGCAACCTCGCCGAATTCACGAAACCAAACCGTCAATCCGAACTCTGTAACGCCTCCCGATCCATAAATCATTTCTCTACTCTGAGTTTTCGTCAATTAATCCACTCCCCcatgttaataaaaaaaaatacctcTTCGTTTTCCACCGTAACTGGTTCGAGCTTCCCATGTAAATGTCTCTCATTTTTTCGATGTTGAGTACAAGGCAAACGACTTCGCAAATGATTTCCAACAGCAATTATTTCCATAGCCGGGCGATGCTCTAACACCGCAGAGGTCCGTCTGCTGAGGTCCGTCTACAAATCTGTTTCATCTTGTCTTCACGTGTTTGTTTTTACAGAAtattgatgtttttattttttttctttaacagcGCCGTCTACTTATGCAAATGATTTACAATCAATTTAATGAATAAGTTCCAAGAGATTTTTTCTTTCGTCCACAGCACCGTGTGGAAGGTGTTGTTTGAAAGGTTAGTGGAATGGTTATTTACATATTGAATTAGTTGTTAAGTGTTTTTCCGTGGACATGAGTGTTTCTTGATCCTGACTCGCCAACATGACATAGGTTGCTGATTCAATTGAGAAAGGAACAGAACATGAAGATGAGTACATGATCAGTGAAAAGGAGCTTCTCGTCAACAGGTTTAGATTCCTCTATCTCTTTCCATAACACATGCTGTTGCTGCTGCCTGCTATTTCACACATGATGAACTCACTAAGGTGTGGAAAACGATGGTAATCCCATTTTAAGAATTTCGTTGACAGTATACTAGCTTGGAGCCCTTTGCATGCAATGGCTGCAAAACAAGGTTTACCTTAAATCCTTTGATGTTGGTATTAATTAATCATCCACTTGTGATTCTGGATATTGACGTTGTTCTCCTCTCTCCTCTTTCAGGTCTACTCTATCCGTGAAGCTGCAGCAAACAACCTAAAGCGCTTTGCAGAAGAGTTTGTTCCTGAGTGGGCAATGCAACACTTGGTTCCACAGGTTTGTTCTTATTATCATCGGTATTCTTTGGGCTGCATAGATAATGTTCCATCtattgaccttttttttttgttctttcaaTGTAAACAGGTATTGGACATGGTCACAAATCCGCACTATCTACATAGGATGATGGTTCTACGAGCAATATCTCTCATGGCTCCTGTGATGGGATCTGAAATTACATGCTCTAAGTTTCTTCCTGTGGTGGCTGAGGCATCAAAAGACAGGTGATAACAATAGAGATGACTTTGCTAACTTCTTCAAGAAAACATCTTAGTTTTGACGTGTCGTGCGTATCTTTGCAGAGTTCCAAACGTCAAGTTCAATGTTGCAAAACTTCTGCAATCTCTCATCCCCATAGTCGACCAATCAGTAAGATGAGAGATTAAACATATAACACAATTGCATCGAATATATAATGCAGGTTGTTGAGCTTTGTTTGTATCAACAAAATTGTAGGTGGTGGAGAAAGCAATACTCAGTGTTTGGTGGACCTGAGCGAGGACCCTGATGTTGATGTTCGCTATTTTGCAAACCAAGCGCTTCGTTCCATTGACGATGCTGCAGCTGCACAAtcctaaatatattttttcaaatgtgttagtgatatatatataatctttaatCCTTTGTGTTCTTTGTTATTACCTGGTATGTTTGCGTAAAACACCATTTTCGATTGCTGGCTATGAACTGCATTTATATATTAGtgatatataatcttttaatccTATTATTTGTGTTGTTGCCTGCTATTTCATTGGTTTGTTAATGTAAACAACTATGAAAATAACAACTAAAGGTAATAATCACTAGATGAGGGTCCTACGTTGTTCAGAAATGTCAAACGTTTAGCTTcactcaaatataaatttaatatgtatTGGGTTAACGTGTATATATTCTGAATAAGTTTTTTTCTAGAATTTCACTAATTACTTGTGTGATGGAGATCaagaaatatattcaaaataataaatatgatattcaGGGTTTACAGAAATATCAATTTAATTTAAGCTAGATTGAACTTTGATCATAATTGCTACGTAGCATAATAACAATAAGCatgcaagaaaagaaaaagaattaaaaaagcAATCACTTGCCCAGGTCGagtcttttaataaaaaatatatatttactctcTGATCGCTTATTCAATTCATTCATTTATTGATTCATGAACAAAAAAACTATAGAGAGATTCCTGtcattactaatattttttgttatttaaatactttaaaatacGTTGTTGTTttactacaaaaaaaatacaaaacatataGATAACAAACTGGAGATATAATACTTTCCGAAATACTATATAGTCGATTAAATGAAAATTACAAAATCCTAATTATATGCTACGCTTAACTCTAAATTTTAGCAACTCCTTCTAACTTTTAAATTATAAGTTCATATAACGATTGTTATGGTACTTTACACCATAAGAATCCTTTACCACAATCAAATAATGGTTCAGTTATTAATATAGTTCAACATCGTATTTAAAAGCTACTTAAAAACACTATTAATAAAAAGAACAGCCAACTCAACAAAAAACATTTACTCGACGTAAGTGGTCCTTAAAACAAACTgatacaacaagaaaaaaatcccAACATATATATGACATGGCTACGACCCGTAAACCTCATAGTTTACTAGATATCAACCTTATCTTCACCGATTTTGAAAAAACTAATAGACCTCTAACTGTGGAAGAAAATACGTGCACTGTATGCTTCGAGAATTACAATTATGGAAACAACATATGCTATCTTTCTTGTGGCCATAGTTTCCATTTTTCATGGCTTCGTAGAAATATAAGTTGTCCATATGTAGAAATAGCCATCTATGATATCCCGATCACTTCGATTTAATATGAGGTTTCCTATGTTTTAATTCCCgttgatactttttttttttacttttgctaATAATCATAGTTCTAAAATATATTCTTTCTCACAACGTCATACACACATATTAAAATAGATCAAATGCATCCTTTCTACACTACTTCCACTAACCTCTATCAAATTAATCAAACAAATCTTCTTCAACTTATTAGATACCAAGATatacgaacccggcgcgtagcgccggaatgcCCCTAGTTTCTAATAAAACCATGTTAACATCTCTGCCTTCTTACCTAAAGTTGGGTAAATGAATGTATGAAAACAATCATTGAATCATATGTAGATAGGAAGAAAAAAAGGCACATTAACCAAACATGTAATAAAATCATAATTAgaagaataatttttaatacGCGGAGTAACTGTGATATTGTCgtaatagtaacaaaaacatatatgtaaattttctgttactattttttttttttttttgataatctaGGTATCCGAATTTCTCACTTAGTCCGACTATCCCACCGCATCCAACCGGAACTGACGAGGAAGGTCCTGGAGACCAAACGGAAACCATGTTAAATCCGCTGTGGCCGGGACTCGAACTCGTGATGGCGGGCACCTCAGCCGAGGTTTCTTTACCACCAGCCCACGAGACCCAGTTAAACAATAGACCACGTCAAATATTTCTTTTCTGTTACTATTAACCATTGTGTGGTGAAATGTGGTTTATAAACATTTGAAGccttagttttttatttattaatgccGGTCCCAGAGTAAGGGATGAGCAGAATGATGCAAGATCATCAAAGATGTCCCGGCTTGTCTATCGCAAGTGCTCCATAGCCCTTAGGCTTTATGACTAccacttttacttattttatttttctaagtcCTCATTATTATTGTGTCATCAAATAATTCCTTATTTGCATGCGCTTCCAATTTAAAGGAGCTAATAATACCGACAACCTTTGCTATACATTCCATGTGGTAATTAGGTGTTCTGAAATCAAAACTAGACTTCAGATTTTAGATCTAGTTTTGGCATAATCTCAAGGTGGAAACTAAAACCGAGCCAAGCATAGGTCTTCAGTAAAGACGTCCAATTCCGTAAGACATATAGAAGAGGCTCATGTACAACTTTTGTTCTCCTCCTACTTTTGCTTACCATTTCATCGATTAGTCACAGTTAAAGTGGTATATCTCCAAAAAAGTGGTATATCTCTTACAGTCGCATGTTACATATCAGGACCGTACTTAGAACATGATTAATGGAGAAGATCCATTTAGAGTTCTTAGAgcatgatttaaaaaatttatgctaagaaacgtttcttatatcttttatttgagagatatttttaatgttttttagttaaaagatAAAAGACGTATTTTTATTACACTAAAAACCTCAGCCTATAAATCTGTATTGATCATGGTCTTAGGCCATAAACAGAGGTAAGAGTGAAGAGGTAAAAATAAGCAACGCAAACTTAGGCCGTAAGAAACAATGCTTTCCAAGTGGAGGGAGACATGAAGAGCTTCTTAGACCCGCTTCCAAAAGTACATAGTTCTCTCACGTGGCCCACTTCTTCAATTATCATTCACCATTTCAATCATTCATCACTAACTCTATACTTTCACTTTTTtacatttctatatttattagctAACAAACAAATTATGCTTTCTTAATTTGGTGGTacagaaataagaaaaaacaagcTTTATTTGCTACCAACAATATAACGGAAGCATACGATCAATCTACATTGATCGGAAAATTTTGATGCAGTAATATAATGAATGATGTTATCATCTTAAATCAAGAGGGCTCAGTTTGAATCTGCTAATGTTTGTAACTAACGa
This window encodes:
- the LOC103864980 gene encoding josephin-like protein gives rise to the protein MSATETKRCNANTRPVTCGKQSSFNGSYGKSPGCTTSCGLRLPKKTEATAARLVKLLSCKLVKGLRLVVMRRKKKKRSPPLKASSTGRSQPSVISVPNDTCRSEAIEDCIQFINSSTSFIRSSSVSNRTS
- the LOC103864981 gene encoding serine/threonine-protein phosphatase 2A 65 kDa regulatory subunit A alpha isoform — protein: MQWLQNKVYSIREAAANNLKRFAEEFVPEWAMQHLVPQVLDMVTNPHYLHRMMVLRAISLMAPVMGSEITCSKFLPVVAEASKDRVPNVKFNVAKLLQSLIPIVDQSVVEKAILSVWWT